The following are encoded in a window of Armatimonadota bacterium genomic DNA:
- a CDS encoding ABC transporter permease subunit, protein MAAAATAGSLGLGTLAALGLVRYRFAGREVLRAVFLAPLIVPRIAFGVAIMVYMILLRRFGGLDSLVLAHLMVTLPFAISILSASLVSAERVLEEAAMDLGVTPLQTFLRVTLPQIRTGLAVSAFFAFIISWDQVETSLFLVKTDNVTLPVAMFYYIQRHQDPVIAALSTVLIAAAAVAGAAAVAATDPRDLSRLLGARGR, encoded by the coding sequence GTGGCGGCGGCGGCCACGGCCGGGAGTCTGGGGCTGGGGACCCTGGCCGCCCTGGGACTGGTGCGCTACCGCTTCGCCGGCCGGGAGGTGCTGCGCGCGGTCTTCCTGGCGCCGCTCATCGTGCCGCGGATCGCCTTCGGCGTAGCCATCATGGTCTACATGATCCTCCTGCGCCGCTTCGGCGGGCTGGACAGCCTCGTCCTGGCCCACCTGATGGTGACGCTGCCGTTCGCCATCTCGATCCTCTCGGCCAGCCTGGTGAGCGCGGAGCGGGTCCTGGAGGAAGCGGCCATGGACCTGGGAGTGACGCCGCTGCAGACCTTCCTGCGGGTGACGCTGCCGCAGATCCGCACGGGGCTGGCCGTCAGCGCCTTCTTCGCCTTCATCATCTCCTGGGACCAGGTGGAGACCTCGCTCTTCCTCGTGAAGACCGACAACGTCACGCTGCCGGTGGCCATGTTCTACTACATCCAGCGCCACCAGGACCCGGTGATCGCCGCCCTCTCCACCGTGCTGATCGCCGCGGCGGCCGTGGCCGGCGCGGCGGCGGTGGCCGCCACCGACCCCCGCGACCTCTCCCGCCTGCTGGGCGCCCGCGGGCGGTGA
- a CDS encoding ABC transporter permease, with protein MSVLAQDLRAASREERAEAVRTLVLRAGLALGVGFVLLPLAIVVVYSFSSVAYGVFPPPGLSLRWYGHLLAQEAFRGAFLRSVGIGVCATALALAVGLPAAVVLVRARFPGRDLLRAFLLSPIVMPKIVLGVGWFIFFARLGLEGGVGPLVLAHTVVVLPFVVTILAANLVGLDPSVEEAAQDLGAGVATVLWRIVLPQIRPGVAVSAVLAFIVSFDQVESSIFLTRGANNTLPVEMFLYMEKWQDPTIAALSTVLIGFAAALVAAGLVLARGADLRRLLGR; from the coding sequence ATGAGCGTGCTGGCGCAGGACCTGCGGGCGGCGTCCCGGGAGGAGCGCGCCGAGGCGGTGCGCACGCTGGTGCTCCGGGCGGGCCTGGCCCTGGGCGTCGGGTTCGTCCTCCTGCCGCTGGCGATCGTGGTCGTCTACTCCTTCAGCAGCGTCGCCTACGGGGTCTTCCCGCCGCCGGGGCTGTCGCTCCGCTGGTACGGCCACCTCCTCGCCCAGGAGGCGTTCCGGGGCGCTTTCCTGCGCAGCGTGGGGATCGGGGTGTGCGCCACCGCGCTCGCCCTGGCCGTGGGGCTGCCCGCCGCCGTCGTGCTGGTGCGGGCGCGCTTCCCCGGCCGCGACCTGCTGCGTGCCTTCCTCCTCTCGCCCATCGTCATGCCGAAGATCGTGCTCGGGGTGGGGTGGTTCATCTTCTTCGCCCGTCTGGGGCTGGAGGGGGGCGTGGGCCCCCTCGTCCTCGCCCACACCGTCGTCGTGCTGCCCTTCGTGGTGACGATCCTAGCGGCGAACCTGGTGGGGTTGGACCCCTCGGTGGAGGAGGCGGCCCAGGACCTGGGGGCGGGGGTGGCGACGGTGCTGTGGCGCATCGTCCTCCCGCAGATCCGCCCGGGGGTGGCGGTGAGCGCCGTGCTCGCCTTCATCGTCTCCTTCGATCAGGTGGAGAGCTCGATCTTCTTGACCCGCGGCGCCAACAACACGCTGCCGGTCGAGATGTTCCTCTACATGGAGAAGTGGCAGGACCCGACCATCGCTGCGCTCTCCACGGTGCTGATCGGGTTCGCTGCGGCCCTGGTGGCGGCGGGCCTGGTCCTGGCGCGAGGCGCCGACCTGCGCCGGCTGCTGGGGCGCTGA
- a CDS encoding ABC transporter permease produces MRLRGPLAMAFLAPALLVMAGLYAVPLGVYLVNSFHRFEAGRILPGWTWETYAAFFTDPFAYRVIGQSLRLAVLVTGLALLLGYPLAYALHTRVRRPGSRAAVALLLFSPLVVSVVVRTYGWFILLATRGLVNTALRASGLVDTPLPLLFNLRGVVVSLTHILLPFAVFPIYSVLVRLDTTLKDAARDLGAGPWATFTHITLPLTMPGVVAAALICFTLALSSFVTPQLLGGGRVQVLPLVVYQSTVEINWPLGAVAGLTLLVLSLAAVWTLNGLLRRLPSV; encoded by the coding sequence ATGAGGCTCCGGGGGCCCCTGGCGATGGCGTTCCTCGCCCCGGCGCTGCTCGTCATGGCCGGGCTCTACGCCGTGCCGCTGGGCGTCTACCTGGTGAACAGCTTCCATCGCTTCGAGGCCGGGCGGATCCTCCCGGGCTGGACGTGGGAGACCTACGCGGCGTTCTTCACCGACCCGTTCGCCTATCGGGTCATCGGCCAGTCCCTCCGCCTGGCCGTCCTGGTCACGGGGCTGGCTCTGCTGCTGGGCTACCCGCTCGCCTACGCGCTGCACACCCGGGTGCGCCGCCCGGGCAGCCGCGCGGCGGTGGCGCTCCTCCTCTTCTCGCCGCTGGTGGTCAGCGTCGTGGTCCGGACCTACGGGTGGTTCATCCTCCTGGCCACCCGGGGGCTGGTGAACACGGCGCTGCGGGCGTCGGGCCTGGTCGACACGCCCCTGCCGCTGCTGTTCAACCTGCGCGGCGTGGTGGTCAGCCTGACCCACATCCTGCTGCCGTTTGCCGTCTTCCCCATCTACAGCGTGCTGGTCCGGCTGGACACCACGCTGAAGGACGCCGCCCGCGACCTGGGCGCCGGCCCCTGGGCGACCTTCACGCACATCACGCTGCCCCTGACCATGCCGGGGGTCGTCGCCGCGGCGTTGATCTGCTTCACGCTGGCCCTCAGCAGCTTCGTGACGCCGCAGCTGCTGGGCGGGGGGCGCGTCCAGGTCCTGCCGCTCGTGGTCTACCAGAGCACGGTGGAGATCAACTGGCCGCTGGGAGCCGTGGCCGGCCTCACCCTGCTCGTCCTGTCCCTCGCCGCCGTCTGGACCCTCAACGGCCTGCTGCGACGGCTGCCGAGCGTGTGA
- a CDS encoding succinylglutamate desuccinylase/aspartoacylase family protein, with translation MRRTLDVGGVAALPGTRALGDVVAGELPDGTPVRLPLLVLNGADDGPILWLGAGLHGTEVPGMEVIRRVVREAVDPARLRGAVVAAPLLNPFSFHQHQMLTPQDGYNLNRVFPGDPEMLLSHRLAALIARLAAGCDAYLDFHANPTPAMEFSIIRHPGDEALWRRSRALAEAFGITTIEMAPVHERHRTGTFTDMVQGWGKPCLVLELLAWRRVDPRSLQTGVRGTLNVMRHLGMLDGAPEPQVDVPVIPGPLSRIELTANRGGLVHPLRDPGTAVREGEVIGLIRNPWGDVVEEVCSPRDGWILAWPLLGTQAVATGDILTFIAFRP, from the coding sequence ATGAGGCGCACGCTGGACGTGGGCGGCGTCGCCGCCCTGCCGGGCACGCGCGCCCTGGGGGATGTCGTGGCCGGCGAGCTGCCGGACGGCACCCCGGTGCGGTTGCCGCTCCTGGTGCTCAACGGCGCCGACGACGGGCCGATCCTCTGGCTGGGCGCGGGCCTCCACGGCACGGAGGTCCCGGGCATGGAGGTGATCCGGCGGGTCGTGCGGGAGGCGGTCGACCCCGCCCGGCTGCGGGGCGCGGTCGTGGCCGCCCCGCTGCTCAACCCCTTCAGCTTCCACCAGCACCAGATGCTCACCCCCCAGGACGGCTACAACCTCAACCGCGTCTTCCCCGGCGACCCCGAGATGCTCCTCAGCCACCGGCTCGCCGCCCTCATCGCCCGGCTGGCGGCGGGGTGCGACGCCTACCTGGACTTCCACGCCAACCCCACCCCGGCGATGGAGTTCAGCATCATCCGCCATCCCGGCGACGAGGCGCTCTGGCGGCGCAGCCGCGCCCTGGCGGAGGCGTTCGGGATCACCACCATCGAGATGGCCCCCGTGCACGAGCGCCACCGCACCGGGACCTTCACCGACATGGTGCAGGGGTGGGGGAAGCCCTGCCTGGTGCTGGAGCTGCTGGCCTGGCGGCGCGTGGACCCGCGCTCGCTCCAGACCGGCGTGCGCGGCACGCTCAACGTCATGCGCCACCTGGGGATGCTCGACGGCGCGCCGGAGCCGCAGGTGGACGTTCCGGTGATCCCCGGCCCCCTCTCCCGGATCGAGCTCACCGCCAACCGGGGCGGGCTGGTCCACCCCCTGCGGGACCCGGGGACGGCGGTGCGCGAGGGCGAGGTCATCGGGCTGATCCGGAATCCCTGGGGGGACGTGGTGGAGGAGGTTTGCAGCCCGCGGGACGGCTGGATTCTCGCCTGGCCACTGCTGGGGACCCAGGCGGTGGCCACCGGCGACATCCTCACCTTCATCGCCTTCCGGCCGTGA
- a CDS encoding ABC transporter ATP-binding protein gives MDAQGAGVPAVEVRGVTKRFGALVAVCEVSFAVAEGEFFSLLGPSGCGKTTTLRLIGGFELPDAGEVCIGGRPMGRTPPNRRETNMVFQRLALFPHYTVYENVAFGLRMRRVPEREVRRRVGEALELVRLEGLGPRRVTELSGGQQQRVALARALVTRPRVLLLDEPLSSLDLKLRLQMQEELKRLQREVGTTFIYVTHDQGEALAMSDRVGVMAGGRLYQVGDPLEIYERPRTRFVAGFIGDANLLDGVVEALGPTWVTLRVDGVRVQGRRGGWEAVGRRATLCLRPERVRVESRPPVGGGALRGRVEDRAFSGHVVRYRLHVGPLRLQATLPYVAGMPLHAPGDEVWATWDPAQAVTVPPDDEAGATVEAAGRVPGRAAALTRSEVAVPAALREGRG, from the coding sequence GTGGACGCACAGGGAGCGGGAGTCCCGGCCGTCGAGGTGCGGGGGGTCACCAAGCGCTTCGGCGCCCTGGTGGCCGTGTGCGAGGTCTCGTTCGCCGTGGCCGAGGGGGAGTTCTTCTCCCTGCTGGGGCCCTCCGGGTGCGGCAAGACGACCACCCTGCGCCTCATCGGCGGGTTCGAGCTGCCCGACGCCGGCGAGGTCTGCATCGGCGGCCGGCCCATGGGCCGGACCCCGCCCAACCGCCGGGAGACGAACATGGTCTTCCAGCGCCTGGCCCTCTTCCCCCACTACACGGTCTACGAGAACGTCGCCTTTGGCCTGCGGATGCGGCGGGTCCCCGAGCGGGAGGTGCGGCGGCGGGTGGGCGAGGCGCTGGAGCTCGTGCGCCTGGAGGGGCTGGGGCCCCGCCGGGTGACGGAGCTCTCCGGCGGCCAGCAGCAGCGCGTGGCGCTGGCCCGCGCCCTCGTGACCCGCCCGCGCGTCCTCCTGCTGGACGAACCCCTCAGCTCGCTCGACCTCAAGCTGCGCCTGCAGATGCAGGAGGAGCTCAAGCGCCTGCAGCGCGAGGTGGGCACGACGTTCATCTACGTCACCCACGACCAGGGCGAGGCGCTGGCGATGAGCGACCGCGTCGGGGTCATGGCCGGCGGTCGCCTCTACCAGGTGGGCGACCCCCTGGAGATCTACGAGCGCCCCCGCACGCGCTTCGTCGCCGGCTTCATCGGGGATGCCAACCTCCTGGACGGTGTCGTGGAGGCGCTGGGGCCGACGTGGGTGACGCTGCGCGTCGACGGGGTGCGCGTCCAGGGACGCCGCGGCGGGTGGGAGGCGGTGGGGCGACGGGCGACGCTGTGCCTGCGCCCCGAGCGCGTGCGGGTGGAGTCGCGGCCGCCGGTCGGCGGTGGCGCGCTGCGCGGCCGCGTGGAGGACCGGGCGTTCAGCGGGCACGTCGTGCGGTACCGGCTGCACGTCGGGCCGCTGCGGCTGCAGGCGACCCTGCCCTACGTGGCCGGGATGCCGCTCCACGCCCCCGGCGACGAGGTGTGGGCCACGTGGGACCCGGCGCAGGCGGTGACGGTGCCGCCCGACGATGAGGCGGGGGCGACGGTGGAGGCAGCAGGCCGGGTGCCCGGGCGCGCGGCCGCCCTGACCCGGTCCGAGGTCGCGGTGCCCGCCGCCCTGAGGGAGGGAAGGGGATGA
- a CDS encoding extracellular solute-binding protein — MARVTSTTLWRGAALCLVGVLLLGLLVLPAAVAAPRVRLTMFIWAGANQGVVPREVVARYVRTHPHVEVEFWESNNTVTYPRMVAAKQANPNNPLIHFGYFNVDASSRGDVDDMWLPLDPARIPNMRAVHASLRRPGNRGIGYGISALGLMYNKDLVKDPPDSWTALWDPKWRGKVTFFDNNFFPLVLAARLNGGSERNIDPGFRIWAENAKNIRALVTSNDQLKNMLVSGEALLAPWFTSIWAFWAAEGAPLGFVNPKEGVIAFPIYLQIVKGSTPEQVRVAEEIINELLATENNARYARLTYSIPAIPGAPLSPTVEKILNPRLLDTAIWLDWATMAQQASVWRQRWEREVKSRL; from the coding sequence ATGGCTCGAGTCACATCCACCACCCTCTGGCGGGGAGCCGCCCTGTGCCTGGTCGGCGTCCTCCTCCTCGGCCTGCTGGTCCTGCCGGCGGCGGTCGCGGCGCCCCGCGTGCGGCTCACGATGTTCATCTGGGCCGGCGCCAACCAGGGCGTGGTCCCCCGCGAGGTGGTCGCCCGCTACGTGCGGACCCACCCGCACGTCGAGGTGGAGTTCTGGGAGTCCAACAACACGGTGACCTACCCGCGCATGGTGGCGGCCAAGCAGGCCAACCCCAACAACCCGCTGATCCACTTCGGCTACTTCAACGTCGACGCCAGCAGCCGCGGGGACGTGGACGACATGTGGCTGCCGCTCGACCCGGCGCGCATCCCCAACATGCGGGCGGTGCACGCCAGCCTGCGGCGCCCCGGGAACCGGGGCATCGGCTACGGGATCAGCGCCCTCGGGCTGATGTACAACAAGGACCTGGTCAAGGACCCGCCCGACTCGTGGACCGCCCTGTGGGACCCGAAGTGGCGGGGCAAGGTCACCTTCTTCGACAACAACTTCTTCCCCCTGGTGCTGGCGGCGCGGCTCAACGGCGGCTCCGAGCGGAACATCGACCCCGGGTTCCGGATCTGGGCCGAGAACGCCAAGAACATCCGTGCCCTGGTGACCAGCAACGACCAGCTGAAGAACATGCTGGTGAGCGGCGAGGCCCTCCTGGCCCCCTGGTTCACCAGCATCTGGGCCTTCTGGGCGGCGGAGGGGGCCCCCCTCGGCTTCGTCAACCCCAAGGAGGGTGTGATCGCCTTCCCCATCTACCTCCAGATCGTCAAGGGCAGCACCCCCGAGCAGGTGCGGGTGGCCGAGGAGATCATCAACGAGCTGCTCGCCACCGAGAACAACGCCCGCTACGCCCGGCTGACCTACAGCATCCCGGCGATCCCCGGGGCGCCGCTGTCGCCGACCGTGGAGAAGATCCTCAACCCCCGCCTGCTCGACACGGCCATCTGGCTCGACTGGGCGACCATGGCGCAGCAGGCCAGCGTGTGGCGGCAGCGCTGGGAGCGCGAGGTGAAGTCCCGGCTGTAG
- a CDS encoding IclR family transcriptional regulator, translated as MRNGHPAPRLNGARALEKGVRLLLLLASRDGPQPLSALALRGGLPPSTAHRLLATLVRLGVVEQEPETRRYRIGPRTVAFAADVLQQTDLTREAAPVLHAYVRETGEAISLATLQEGEVVLLEQVRGVDAPRLFLHIGRRAPLHSTALGKVLAAGLPDEEVRRLLGQRGMARLTPRTITSPRRFLEHLAEVRHLGYALDDEETVQGARCLAVPVRDHRGRVVAALSSSGSTGAWSAGHMAAVREALVRAGSRLSARLGYRPDGVAAAGARVPAGPPGPGREGR; from the coding sequence ATGCGAAATGGACACCCGGCCCCGCGACTGAACGGCGCTCGCGCCCTGGAGAAGGGCGTGCGCCTCCTCCTGCTCCTGGCGTCCCGCGACGGCCCGCAGCCCCTCTCCGCGCTGGCCCTCCGCGGCGGGCTCCCGCCCAGTACGGCCCACCGCCTGCTGGCCACCCTGGTCCGCCTGGGCGTCGTGGAGCAGGAGCCGGAGACGCGGCGCTACCGGATCGGTCCGCGCACGGTGGCCTTCGCCGCCGACGTCCTGCAGCAGACCGACCTGACGCGGGAGGCGGCGCCGGTCCTGCACGCGTACGTGCGGGAGACCGGCGAGGCGATCTCCCTGGCCACCCTGCAGGAGGGCGAGGTGGTGCTCCTGGAGCAGGTCCGCGGCGTGGACGCCCCGCGCCTCTTCCTGCACATCGGCCGCCGGGCCCCGCTCCACAGCACGGCGCTCGGCAAGGTGCTGGCCGCCGGCCTGCCCGACGAGGAGGTGCGGCGGCTCCTCGGTCAGCGCGGGATGGCCCGGCTGACCCCGCGCACGATCACCTCGCCGCGGCGCTTCCTGGAGCACCTGGCAGAGGTGCGCCACCTCGGCTACGCCCTCGACGACGAGGAGACGGTGCAGGGCGCCCGCTGCCTGGCCGTCCCCGTCCGCGACCACCGCGGGCGCGTCGTGGCCGCACTCAGCAGTTCCGGGTCGACCGGCGCCTGGAGCGCCGGGCACATGGCCGCCGTGCGCGAGGCCCTGGTACGCGCCGGCAGCCGCCTGTCCGCGCGGCTCGGCTATCGCCCTGACGGCGTCGCCGCCGCGGGCGCGCGCGTGCCGGCCGGACCGCCGGGCCCGGGAAGGGAGGGACGATAG
- a CDS encoding cyclic nucleotide-binding domain-containing protein, with the protein MSDTAAYVASLRKVPLFAGLTAEELSLIARSVKERVYEPGAVIVRQGDPGVGFYLIVDGRVEVTHDGHRIRELGPGEFFGEMALMEERARTATVTARERTRCLQLVRWDFRALLKEHPDLAVRLLEVVVRRLREHPLSREQE; encoded by the coding sequence GTGAGCGACACGGCCGCCTACGTGGCGTCGCTGCGGAAGGTCCCGCTCTTCGCCGGGCTCACCGCGGAGGAGCTGAGCCTCATCGCCCGCTCGGTGAAGGAGCGGGTCTACGAGCCCGGGGCCGTCATCGTCCGCCAGGGGGACCCGGGGGTGGGGTTCTACCTCATCGTCGACGGGCGGGTCGAGGTCACCCACGACGGCCACCGCATCCGGGAGCTGGGCCCGGGGGAGTTCTTCGGGGAGATGGCCCTCATGGAGGAGCGCGCCCGCACGGCCACGGTCACGGCGCGGGAGCGCACCCGCTGCCTGCAGCTGGTCCGCTGGGACTTCCGCGCTCTGCTGAAGGAGCACCCCGACCTGGCGGTGCGCCTGCTGGAAGTGGTGGTCCGGCGCCTCCGGGAGCACCCCCTCTCGCGCGAGCAGGAGTAG
- a CDS encoding nitroreductase → MSVLEAIRTRRSIARLRPDPVPREVVERALDAAVWVPNHRLTEPWQFFVLQGAAKRRFAEIRRDFRRASLPNPDAPEAQPALEKLYADTLATPLVIVVTAHVAEDPEVREEDFWATFAATYALMLGLWSEGVGSYFRTGPLRDYPPLRELLGLPADRRITGVLYVGYPADVPQKRRTPATEKTVWLDGQG, encoded by the coding sequence ATGTCCGTCCTGGAGGCGATCCGCACCCGCCGCAGCATCGCCCGGCTGCGCCCCGACCCCGTCCCCCGCGAGGTGGTAGAGCGGGCGCTGGACGCCGCGGTGTGGGTGCCGAACCACCGCCTCACCGAGCCCTGGCAATTCTTCGTCCTGCAGGGCGCGGCCAAGCGCCGCTTCGCGGAGATCCGCCGCGACTTCCGGCGCGCCTCCCTGCCCAACCCCGACGCCCCGGAGGCCCAGCCGGCGCTGGAGAAGCTCTACGCGGACACGCTGGCCACCCCGCTCGTGATCGTCGTCACCGCGCACGTGGCCGAAGACCCCGAGGTGCGCGAGGAGGACTTCTGGGCCACCTTCGCGGCGACGTACGCGCTGATGCTGGGGCTGTGGAGCGAGGGCGTGGGCAGCTACTTCCGGACGGGGCCGCTGCGCGACTACCCGCCGCTGCGGGAGCTGCTGGGCCTGCCGGCGGACCGGCGCATCACCGGCGTGCTCTACGTCGGCTACCCCGCCGACGTCCCGCAGAAGCGGCGCACGCCGGCGACGGAGAAGACGGTCTGGCTCGACGGCCAGGGGTAG
- a CDS encoding lytic transglycosylase domain-containing protein: protein MAVAAFDGLVRAGSMLPYARFHRGRARLAVGDVRGGAEDLAAVARDQAPPALQRRARLRLAEARLRLGRTAEAAAGLRAEVARPEYYPLVVDTALARMPERADLAEAWWLLARALRGPDQRAAARAAMVAGWGFPEQARAPQARRAATAWLGRHPRPADLPAEAHLARAVWLWGRGSFAEARTAIVRAVRRPPRAPAAAAQAWFVWGVQHLGADPRAAAGAIARAVALAGRLGMDPGTAPYWQARALLRGGDEAGAARVAEGLQRRDARQAARIALDLALAAERRGDLTTAERWLRVAAQAREGLNAEEARWRLGWVAWRAGRSEEARARWVQAAQTEPRVARAAAALYWAARATPDRSERLRLLQSAAQSPPWSLYAALARERLGLGTTLVPPGALSDSSSSPPAGSAAERTALARALLEARASGEAAEAAAWAGDRVTQATALHAAGRHPEAIRIAEELLFDDLAALHLAYPRLFAQAVAEEARRAGLPAALLFALVREESRFDAQAVSPAGAVGLTQVTPGTAAGLAGRPLPVDELLRPAVNLRLGATYLARQLRRFRGNEVLALIAYNAGPGVAARLARTLPLDDLPAALETIPIRETRGYVYRVLQGRRIYAALGR, encoded by the coding sequence GTGGCCGTCGCCGCCTTTGACGGGCTCGTGCGCGCGGGCTCGATGCTGCCCTATGCGCGGTTCCACCGCGGGAGGGCCCGGCTGGCCGTGGGCGACGTCCGCGGTGGAGCGGAGGACCTGGCGGCGGTGGCGCGGGACCAGGCTCCTCCTGCGCTCCAACGTCGCGCCCGCCTGCGCCTGGCGGAGGCTCGGCTGCGGCTGGGGCGGACCGCGGAGGCCGCCGCAGGGCTGCGGGCGGAGGTGGCGCGTCCCGAGTACTACCCGCTCGTCGTCGACACCGCGCTGGCTCGCATGCCGGAGCGGGCTGACCTGGCGGAGGCGTGGTGGCTGCTGGCCCGGGCCCTCCGGGGGCCGGACCAGCGTGCGGCGGCGCGGGCGGCGATGGTGGCCGGATGGGGGTTCCCCGAGCAGGCCCGCGCCCCTCAGGCCCGCCGGGCCGCCACTGCCTGGCTCGGGCGTCATCCACGCCCCGCCGACCTGCCCGCGGAGGCGCACCTGGCGCGGGCGGTGTGGCTGTGGGGACGGGGGAGCTTCGCCGAGGCGCGCACGGCCATCGTCCGTGCCGTGCGCCGCCCGCCCCGCGCGCCGGCCGCAGCGGCCCAGGCGTGGTTCGTCTGGGGCGTGCAGCACCTCGGCGCGGACCCGCGCGCGGCCGCCGGGGCGATCGCCCGTGCCGTGGCGCTGGCCGGTCGCCTGGGCATGGACCCGGGCACGGCACCCTACTGGCAGGCGCGGGCGCTGCTGCGCGGCGGCGACGAGGCCGGGGCCGCGCGGGTCGCCGAAGGGCTGCAGCGTCGCGACGCACGCCAGGCCGCGCGCATCGCCCTCGACCTCGCGCTGGCGGCGGAGCGGCGCGGCGACCTCACCACTGCCGAGCGGTGGCTGCGGGTCGCTGCGCAGGCGCGGGAGGGCCTGAACGCCGAGGAGGCGCGCTGGCGCCTGGGGTGGGTGGCGTGGCGCGCCGGGCGGTCGGAGGAGGCGCGGGCGCGCTGGGTCCAGGCCGCGCAGACCGAGCCGCGCGTGGCCCGCGCGGCGGCCGCGCTCTACTGGGCGGCGCGGGCCACACCCGACCGCAGCGAACGCCTCCGGCTCCTCCAATCCGCCGCGCAATCCCCTCCCTGGAGCCTCTACGCGGCGCTGGCCAGGGAGCGTCTGGGACTGGGGACGACGCTGGTGCCGCCGGGCGCGCTGTCCGACAGCTCCTCCAGCCCCCCTGCGGGCAGCGCCGCCGAGCGCACGGCGCTGGCCCGTGCTCTTCTGGAGGCGCGGGCCTCCGGTGAGGCTGCGGAAGCCGCCGCCTGGGCGGGGGACCGGGTGACGCAGGCCACCGCCCTGCACGCCGCCGGCCGTCACCCCGAGGCCATCCGCATCGCCGAGGAGCTCCTCTTCGACGACCTTGCCGCACTCCACCTGGCCTATCCCCGCCTCTTCGCGCAGGCGGTGGCGGAGGAGGCCCGGCGCGCGGGCCTGCCGGCGGCGCTCCTCTTCGCGCTCGTCCGGGAGGAGAGCCGCTTCGACGCGCAGGCGGTCTCGCCGGCGGGCGCGGTAGGCCTCACCCAGGTCACGCCGGGCACGGCGGCAGGTCTGGCCGGCCGTCCGCTCCCGGTGGACGAGCTGCTGCGCCCGGCGGTGAACCTGCGCCTGGGCGCCACCTACCTGGCCCGCCAGCTCCGCCGCTTCCGCGGGAACGAGGTGCTGGCGCTCATCGCCTACAACGCGGGGCCGGGGGTGGCGGCACGCCTGGCCCGCACCCTCCCGCTGGACGACCTCCCCGCCGCGCTCGAGACCATCCCCATCCGGGAGACCCGCGGGTACGTCTACCGGGTCTTGCAGGGCCGGCGGATCTACGCCGCCCTGGGGCGCTGA
- the rlmD gene encoding 23S rRNA (uracil(1939)-C(5))-methyltransferase RlmD encodes MRVDRLAYGGAGVGRLDGFVVFVEGAAPEETVRARIRRVRRRHAEAVVAAVEAASPVRVEPRCPHVRDDCGGCRWQHVAYPAQAQAKAAIVRESLAHLGGFGDVPLAPILTPPEPWYYRNKMEFSFHPDGVLGLHRHGAWDRIVALQTCFLQSPRAVALVHAARAFALEHGLSLYDPRTRQGFLRRLVVREGRQTGETMVVLVTRSGPFPQAQAFAERMAVTDPSVVSVVRGTSDAPSDGAPLEAVEVLHGREAIAERVGELTFRIGPETFFQTSTWGAERLTELVLRFAEPARGGLVFDLYCGVGTFTLALARLARHAAGVEVAAAAVAAARQNAAHNGIGNATFHAGDVRLVLPALLEQFGTPQVIVLDPPRAGAGARVMRKIGRAGASRVVYVSCNPTTLAPDLRELAAFGYRIAAVQPVDLFPQTYHVETVVALDRT; translated from the coding sequence GTGCGGGTCGACCGCCTCGCCTACGGCGGCGCCGGGGTGGGGCGGCTGGACGGCTTCGTTGTCTTCGTCGAGGGGGCCGCCCCCGAGGAGACCGTGCGTGCCCGCATCCGCCGCGTGCGCCGCCGCCACGCCGAGGCCGTGGTGGCGGCGGTGGAAGCGGCCTCCCCGGTGCGGGTCGAGCCGCGCTGCCCCCACGTCCGGGACGACTGCGGCGGGTGTCGCTGGCAGCACGTGGCCTATCCCGCCCAGGCGCAGGCCAAGGCGGCCATCGTGCGCGAGTCGCTGGCCCACCTGGGCGGCTTCGGCGACGTCCCCCTGGCGCCGATCCTCACCCCGCCCGAGCCCTGGTACTACCGCAACAAGATGGAGTTCAGCTTCCATCCGGACGGCGTCCTCGGCCTCCACCGGCACGGGGCCTGGGACCGCATCGTCGCCCTGCAGACCTGCTTCCTCCAGTCCCCGCGCGCCGTCGCCCTGGTGCACGCCGCCCGGGCCTTCGCGCTGGAGCACGGGCTGAGCCTGTACGACCCGCGCACGCGTCAGGGGTTCCTGCGCCGGCTGGTGGTCCGGGAGGGGCGGCAGACCGGGGAGACCATGGTGGTGCTGGTCACGCGCAGCGGCCCCTTCCCGCAGGCGCAGGCCTTCGCCGAGCGGATGGCGGTCACGGACCCCAGCGTCGTCAGCGTCGTGCGGGGGACGAGCGACGCCCCCTCCGACGGCGCCCCCCTCGAGGCGGTAGAAGTCCTGCACGGCCGCGAGGCCATCGCCGAACGGGTGGGGGAGCTCACCTTCCGCATCGGTCCGGAGACCTTCTTTCAGACCAGCACGTGGGGGGCGGAGCGGCTCACCGAGCTGGTCCTGCGCTTCGCCGAGCCGGCGCGGGGCGGCCTGGTCTTCGACCTGTACTGCGGGGTGGGCACCTTCACGCTGGCGCTGGCGCGCCTGGCCCGGCACGCGGCGGGGGTGGAGGTGGCCGCCGCGGCGGTGGCGGCGGCCCGCCAGAACGCGGCCCACAACGGCATCGGCAACGCCACCTTCCACGCCGGGGACGTGCGCCTGGTCCTGCCGGCCCTGCTGGAGCAGTTCGGCACGCCCCAGGTCATCGTGCTCGACCCCCCGCGGGCGGGGGCCGGCGCCAGGGTGATGCGCAAGATCGGCCGGGCAGGAGCGTCGCGCGTTGTCTACGTCTCCTGCAACCCCACCACGCTCGCCCCCGACCTGCGGGAACTGGCCGCCTTCGGCTACCGCATCGCCGCCGTCCAGCCGGTCGACCTCTTCCCGCAGACCTACCACGTGGAGACGGTCGTCGCCCTCGACCGCACCTGA